The DNA window TGAATATCCTTATCCAAAGGAGCTGCTCCACATGCCGCGAGCCGAACTTTTTGCAGGTACGGACGTTTTCGTGAGAGAGGAGACATCAGGATGGCAATCACCATTGGCGGCACCATTGCAAGGTCTGTAATATCGTGCCTTTCAATGATAGCCAAAAATTGCTCTAGGTCAAATCGACGCATCACATAGGCAGCCGAGCCCGATTTGAGGGTGGAAATGTGGGTGACAGGTGCTGCAGAGGCATGAAAAACAGGTACCGCAATGATGCGAGAAATCTGGACCACCCAACGTCAGTTAGCAATGTGGACATCAACTGGCCCAATGCGTGATACGTACGGCGTACGGCCGAGGATTGGCCCCTAGAACAAGTTCATGTTGGGCGATGAGGTTGGAGTGGGTAATGGTTGTCGCTTTAGGCAGACCGGTCGTCCCACTGCTGAATAGTCTCGCGGCGGTTGTTTTGCTCGCGGTCTTCAGATCATCAAACCGTACCCAATCCTCTTCACCGAAACTCATCAGTTGTTTCCATGACTTTCTTCCTGCGGGAATTGGTTGTCCCAGGTTATCAAAAACCCACAAATTTCGCTCAGACACACCCGCCTGATCCGCAGCGCGAAGCAGCGGTTCGAGAATCTCAGGCTCGCAGACTAGGAATTTACTCTCGGATGCCTTTATGTGATGGGCCAGCTCAGCGGGGGTATATGATGGGTTCGAGCCCGTGAAGATGCCCCCGGCTCCAATGATCGCCAAGACAAGAATGCTATAGTTAATCTGCCAGCCATGTCATTCTGTGTTAGCTTCCCCCTGCGAACAGTGGATGGGATCCGGCGCTCCTACGTCATTGAATGAGTGGATGAGGACACAGTCACCCCTTTGCAGGCCAGCAGCCCGGAATCCCGCGACCAGTTTCCGAATCAGCGATCGTGCTTGGTTGCAAGAAATGGACCTTCGGGGTTGTTGGGCGTCGATATATATCTACCTCGGGTTACGACATCATCAGTCTCGGACGGATGACACAGGATATTAGCCCTACCGGTGCATTCTGGTCGTACGGCGGATCGTCAAAGATGAAGGAAAGCAGATCCTTGTTTGGGAGCAAAATGCGCTCCGCAGGTTCAAAGATCATGGTGTCTCTGTGAGGGAAACAGACGAACTAGGCCGGTCAATAATGATAATTGTCAGAAATCAGGCGTGTGCGACGAGCTTGGGTTTCCAAACTCGATGATGCGAAGGCGCAGTCAGATATAAATGGGCAGGTGACATTGGACGGAAGACTCCGAGAAATGTGAGCCACCGATCGAGCTCGGAGATTTCGACCGAACCCCTCTCAGAGGATCGTAGCTCGGAACTCGGTCGCTAGTGAACGACTAGCACGCAGCATGACTGGCAGATAGTTACCCCACGCCGACTTATGTAATTCATATCTCGCATTCCCTCGGTCGCATGTTGTGTTGTGACAAAATCCACGAGGTCAGCCACGAACGGAAAAGGGGGTTTCCGATGTGGTCTGCAAGCGCAACCATCAGTTCTACGGTACGGTCTTCACGGGCATTCCTGTGCAGGAGCGATATTCCAATTTTATATATAATTTGTTACCACATTTCATGCAACTGCCATAATAGACATCATGGGATCTGTGTCAATTGTTTCTGCAGCATGGCCCAAAGCACATATCCTCCGCTATATAATATAAAGGTTGGCTCGTCAGCTACGATGAAGATGTCATGCTGTAAAGGCCAGTATGAGTTACGATTATAGTTTTGCGGACCTGGTCTTTTCTCCAATGTGGTATTGAAGCGTCGATTGGAATTACCAGACTCTGGCATTATGAGAGACCAGCCTGGACGAAGGTGTCGTGGCCAAGGGTTTGACTCGCTGATTCCCAAGAGTAAGAGACAAGTGCTGACTGACCAACGAAAAGAATGCAGCTAGAAAGAACTGGAAAGAGGTGCGAGCCAGAGCATTTTATACGAATAGACATGTCTGCCGGTTCTCTGGCAGAAAACAGATCTCTACGAAAAGATCGGTTCCCAACTTCCGACTATCGCCCAACTATTTGGCCGACGGCCGAGAACACTTCTTGGCTTTGATATCATGCAAAATTTGGATTGAGGATTTTTGTTTGTAACATAATACTTAGGGATACCGGGATAGAGTTGTTGTAAAAGCATTGTTTACTGAGAGTCCATGCGCCTTCATTGGCCTCAACCTCGGCAGTCGGCAAACCAGACAATCGCGTTCGACTTGCTGCTTGAGGCATACCTCGATCATTTTAATCGGGCGTTGCACAACTATTCAGTAATAATAATGTGCACCCTCTGCTGCACCCATTCATCTGGAGCTTAATTTTGACGGATAGTCGACGGTCCGAGGGACAGCGGACGGCCCCTCAAGCTGCCCCACTGCTCCCGCCCGGGTCGGTCGCCGTAGGATCATCGGCCAGTAACTAATGCGCCGTTCTCCAACCCATGACGAAACGAGAGAGGGGGCGCTGAAAGTAGTAGTAGTGAGGAGCTCGGCACTACTAATACTTATGTACTAACTATGCAGAATTCGCCCCAGCTGCATGGGTTTGGCGCAGACATGTGCCCCCTTTGCTGTCGAGGACGGAATCTGGGTCAAAAGGACGCGACCGGTCCTTGGTTTTAAGAGCATTTGTCTCACActtgtctgtctgtctgctATATGGCTACTATGGGAACCGCCGAGCGAATCAGCGTGCCGACAAACGTGCCATCTACCGGCATCTTCAAAGCACGCCCGCTGATGGTCGAGACTGCCACCAAGGCGTCGGAGCTGTTGCAGCGAAATCACAACAACTACCACATCTACATCCACGATCTCGGCCTGCACAGTAAGTAACCCTCAAGGCTCCGTTGTGGACTCTGTTGTTGATGAGTCCGCCGCAGACCAtatcctccaccaccttctgGCCATTTATGCACTGGGAGGCACTCCTCGCCAGCTCGAGGATGCCTACAATCTAGCAACTGACTCTCAGCAGCCCACGCGGAACCCAGATATCGATCGCGTCTTGGACTTTGCGGATCCTGCCAAATTCAAGAAATGTCTGGGCAAGGGGAAATACTACGACGATTACTTTCTGTTTTTCCAGCGGGAGATTGGCCGCAATGGAGTGCCCAACACCGTGAATGAATTCTTATTTAAAGGCGATGAGAGGGCGGAAGACATGCTACGCCGGTTCTTTGGCGGTACAGTGCATTGACCCTAGGTACATGGACAGCAAGTTGATCCACTCGTTAGGCTTTTTGCACTCGCCGATCCACCTAGGCTATGCCATCGAATTCGACCAGCCACTAGTGGCCGCCGAGGCGCTTGCCCTCACTGCGATCCACGATGTCTCGTTCGGTGACATCTTGGAACTCGTCGAGAAGAACGCCCCGCTGTCTCCTGCATCAAAGAGTCTGATTGGCCTTCAGCAGGAAATACATTCAAACCAGAAGCTACGGGATGCCATGGACTATAAGCATGGCGTGTTTCAGATCCAAAAAGGGCTCCTTGCCAATGCCCGAGAGGAATTCCTTCGTGTCATGGGATCCTGGAAGGTTAAACCACAGGAACTGGATGAAAAGACTGCAGAAGATCTAAATGCTAGTCGTACGTCCCTCTTACCTTTTACTTCTGTGCAATTTGAGCATCTACTAAACCGTCAAAAGTATACTGGACGGGTCTCGCCCAACGCCCGGAGAAGCAGATCCGCATTGACTTCTTCCTGATGCATTCCATCACCGCAGGGTCGTTCTGGCCCGTTCTGAATAGTGCGCCATGGATCAGTACCACTACAAAGTGTCGACTGCTGGAATGGAAAGGTCGCTCGGATTTGATTCTATACTGCCAGACAGGCGCACCTCTGCCGCGCCCCGACGAATTGGCCATATATCGGCCTCTGCGTCCATCGGGATGGCAACAAATATTTCAACGTGCCTGTGATTACAAAGATGACGGTCACTTGTCAAAGCTCATCCGCGGAATCGCCACTGCGGCACAGATCAGCAAGTCTTATGTGAAGAATCCGGGGTTCAAACTAACAACCGATCAAGAGTTTTTCACTCTTGCGCATATGGGTAGGGACTATATACTTGAACCTCCAGTGAATGGCGCACTTGCTAATCAATATTTCGCAGCTATGGATTCTGCCGAGCAATTTAACCGCGACACAGGTACGCGGGAAACCGACATGATTCGTGCCACATACCAGCATGTGCGCACGCTGTCCGAAGAGATACAGCGGGTAACAGCTCGGTGGCCCCGCCATGTGGGCTTCGAACAGGCCTGGTTTCACGTGCCGGATAGGAAGCCAGTGGGTCTTGCAAACCTTTGATGATTATATGTTCAAAAACCGGCCATGAATAGTATTTCCATTGTTTACATGTTTCCGTCGCGGTTTGAGAAAATCGACGGAGGGGGATGTAGGTCAAACAATAGCCGCAACAACAATGTGTCTAACTGATTATCGCAATAATGCATACCAGCCAAGATAATTCCCCACCGTCGGCTTATCCCGCATCCCACGCCATCCCACGCCCTGGACCAGTCAATTGTCGATCCCAAAAGACTCGCAATTGGCAGCCAGGGATGTAACGCTGCCATTAAAAGGCTGCTCCTTGCTTTGTGTAATACATAAAAGGTCTAGCAGGGAACGCATTGCT is part of the Penicillium psychrofluorescens genome assembly, chromosome: 4 genome and encodes:
- a CDS encoding uncharacterized protein (ID:PFLUO_007079-T1.cds;~source:funannotate) → MIFEPAERILLPNKDLLSFIFDDPPYDQNAPINYSILVLAIIGAGGIFTGSNPSYTPAELAHHIKASESKFLVCEPEILEPLLRAADQAGVSERNLWVFDNLGQPIPAGRKSWKQLMSFGEEDWVRFDDLKTASKTTAARLFSSGTTGLPKATTITHSNLIAQHELVLGANPRPYAISRIIAVPVFHASAAPVTHISTLKSGSAAYVMRRFDLEQFLAIIERHDITDLAMVPPMVIAILMSPLSRKRPYLQKVRLAACGAAPLDKDIQARFRKLMGDNGPFTQVWGMTETSCIATMFPYPEHDDTGSVGRLIPNLEAKLIDEDGKNISAYGVRGELCVRGPTVTPGYFNNPEANAQSFDSEGFYKTGDIAYCDKATRKWYIVDRKKELIKVRGFQVAPPELEAVLLSHPQIIDAAVIGISFPGSDTEYPRAYVVRRPGEEGKKLSEVDVQQFILKQLARYKALTGGVEFVGAIAKNPSGKILKRVLREEAKKEIEAGLIKPKL
- a CDS encoding uncharacterized protein (ID:PFLUO_007080-T1.cds;~source:funannotate), with the translated sequence MATMGTAERISVPTNVPSTGIFKARPLMVETATKASELLQRNHNNYHIYIHDLGLHNHILHHLLAIYALGGTPRQLEDAYNLATDSQQPTRNPDIDRVLDFADPAKFKKCLGKGKYYDDYFLFFQREIGRNGVPNTVNEFLFKGDERAEDMLRRFFGGFLHSPIHLGYAIEFDQPLVAAEALALTAIHDVSFGDILELVEKNAPLSPASKSLIGLQQEIHSNQKLRDAMDYKHGVFQIQKGLLANAREEFLRVMGSWKVKPQELDEKTAEDLNASLYWTGLAQRPEKQIRIDFFLMHSITAGSFWPVLNSAPWISTTTKCRLLEWKGRSDLILYCQTGAPLPRPDELAIYRPLRPSGWQQIFQRACDYKDDGHLSKLIRGIATAAQISKSYVKNPGFKLTTDQEFFTLAHMAMDSAEQFNRDTGTRETDMIRATYQHVRTLSEEIQRVTARWPRHVGFEQAWFHVPDRKPVGLANL